The candidate division WOR-3 bacterium DNA window TATTAAGGGATAAATAGGGAATAAATAAACCACCTGGTCTTTTCACTATCTCAACGCCAATTCCTCTGGAAGAACCATAATCCTCATTATAAAATGTTGTTACATTTGTTAATGGGTCAACTTTATAAAACTTTGTCCTCGCCCAGTTCTGAATATCCTTATAGAAAGCTGTTATATCAATTATAAAATCTGTTGTAAAACCATGCTTAACTCCTAACTCATAGGAAACAGTCTTTTCTGGTTTTAATCTTGGATTTCCAATTATTGGAAATGCACCTGTCACAATATAATTGAAATTTGTCTGGTTATAAGGTGGTATCTGGTAATAATGTCCATAGGTAAAATGAAGAACATCTCTCTCAGTAATTGGATGAGAAACACCAACCCTTGGAGATACAATCCAGTAAGGCTTTGTATTTTCTGCCTCTGAAAAATATTTCACTCCGTAAACAGGATCTGTTATAAAGGCATCCTGTGGTCTTGATTCAAGAATCGGTGAATAGTATCCATCATTATCTATTAAATCAAATCTCACTCCAACCCTTGCCCACATTCCCTCCATTTCAATTTTATCTCTGAGATAAAAGGCTACCTGATAGGGATTTACCTTATGGGAATTCAGGAAATCAACAAAAGTATAAGTTGTATCAAAAGGTCTTTTTGAAAGTGGTGGATTAACCATCTGTAGATAAATATTTCCACCTGAAGCAAAATCTACATCATATACCATCAAATTAATCTTTTTATATTCAGCACCAACTAAAAGTTCATGACCTGGAGCAGTTTTTGTTTTCTTTGTAAGCTGAGCTGTCATCTTCCAGGAAAAGGTAAGATGGGAATTTCTCATATACCCCCACTGGTCCCTATCAAAATTGTGAGGATATGGTAAATAAAGATTACCAACAGAAAGAATTGTATCCAAAATCTGTGAACCTGAAGGAAGAGAATCTATCCTTTCATATTCAAAAAAGCGCCAGTCAGGTTTAATTGGATAAGGATAAAGACGACCCTGCATATCTACAAAAGTATCAATTTTACCATCTGGTAACTTAACTACAATAACATCAAAATCCTGAACAAAACTCTGCCCCCATCCATACCTGTTTAAAGGAGCTCTCGGATCAGTTGGCCACCATTCAGGATGTGCAGCACTCTGACCCGGATAAAAACCGTAAACAAAATCTTCCCACCAGTAGAAAGGAAGTTCCACATAACCCTCTTTTTCATTAACATTGAAATATTTCCTATCAACCTTGGTCATTTTAGCAACCGAATCTATTCCATACCAATAATTGTTATCTATAATCCACTTACCCTGAATTGAATCATAATAAACTTTCTTAAAATAATCAATGTCTATCTCAGCAAATCCATCAAGATCCCTGTCATCAAAATCATCTACACCATCACCATCAATATCCTCAAAAATATTCCTCTTCTGGTCTCTTACAAAATAACCTACATTAATTTCATTCATATACTTTTGAGCAACAAGCCAGTTTATTCCACCTGAAAAACTTGTTAATTTCCTTAAAAACTCATAAGTCAAATCAGGCATAAATCTAAACTGAGGATCATAAAGTCCAAATCTTTCATATCTGTAGAATCCTGTTAAATATAAAAGGAGATATTGTGTTGGTCTTGTATCAACTCTAAAAGATAAACCCCAGTTTTTCATTCTCTTATTCTCATCCGAGTACACAGGGAACCTTCCTTTGTTGGTTTGATAATCACCACTTATAAGAAAATTAGCAGTTTTTCTATTAAAAAAGGGCACCGGACCTGATAATGAAAATTCATTTAAAATTTCATCTCTTCTGTGTCTTTTACCTGTTGTAGCCTTCATATCCCTGTTATATCCAAGTAAAAAGTCTCTTATGTAATCTCCCCTTTCTGCATTTAAAAGTCCATTAATTTGATCACCAAGAAAACTCAAATTTGTTGTTGAAAATCTGTAAGCAAAATCATATTTTTCCCCGCCTCCCTTTGTAACCAAATTAATTGTTCCTCCTGCTGCTGCTCCCTGATCAACATCAAAACCACCTGTTGAAACACCAGCTTCCTCCATTGCAAGAAGTGGAATTCCAGGGGCAGTAAAAGCTGTAAAGGGATCTCTCACCTCAACTCCATTTACAACATAAACAACTTCATCAGGTCTTGAACCCCTTATATGAAGTCCTCCCCTTTCCACAACACCCACTGAAATTTCAACAACACTCTGAATATTCATAACAGGAATCTGGGTTACTTCCTCACCCTTCATTATCTTTCTTGATTCAGGAAGATCAGGTCTTATCAGTTTTTCCTTAGCTTCAACAACAATTGGCTCCACCTCAACTGTTGTAGGCTTTAACCCTATATTCACCTCTATTGTTCTATCAGCCTCAACAATTACTCCTTTAACCAAACCTGGCTGATACCCAGCATATGTTACCTCTATATTGTATGTTCCAGGAGGAACATTTAAAATCACATAATAACCTTGATCATCGGTATAAGCACCCAATTGCGTCCCGGCTAACTTAACTACTGCAAAAGGAAGACCCTCACCGGTCGTGGCATCTGTTACACGACCGGAAATTTTACCGGTTGTTCCTGCCCATAGGATAGTTAAAAAAACACCTATGAGCAGAAAAATACTTTTTACCTTTAGATCCATAAATTTACCTCCTTTTCTATTTTGTTAATTTAAATATAAAAGGAATAACAACCCTAACCGAAACAGGGATACCTGCCTGCTTGGCAGGTTTAAAAATACACTGTAATGCAGCCTTTTCTATAGGTTCTCTAAAAATCTCATTATCAACCACTATGCTCTCAATTTTTACCACCCTTCCATCCGGTCCAACTATTACCAATGCCCTACCCTTACCCTGTATACCAAGCTGTCTTGCCACCTCTGGATATTCAGGCTCAACCTTTTTAATTAAAACAGGCTTTTCCTCAACTTCATACTCATTGAAAACCTGACCTGGTTCAGGAGTTGGTAGTGTAATATCTTCAATTTCGCCTGTTGTTTCTCCTATAGTCTCTTGAACATTCTCTTCCTCAGGTTCTGCCTCCTCTATCTCAACTGCTATCTTCGGTTTAGGCGGAGGTTGAGGAAGCTCAAGTTCCATAGTTTCCTGTTGTATATTCTCAACAATTATTTCCCTTGCACCCTTCGAAACATACGGATTTACACTTACTTTTAGCCCTAAAAATAAAAGTATAAAAAATATAAAAGTTATTGATAGGGCTATTTGAAAAATAAGATCATATTTTTCTCTTGGATCAAACATTTTAGTATTTTAATGCAAAAATTATTAATTTGTCAAGTAAAATTTTCATTTTTTCTCAAAATCAGTTCTAAAACTTACCCTTAAAGCCTTTGCACTCCTTAAGGCTTCAGTCACCATATTTACATACCTATACTCCACCCTCTTATCTGCCATTATCATGGTCAAAAGCTGAGGATCTTCAAAAACAAGTTGTTGAAATTCCCTTTTGATAAAATTTGTATCAGCAGGT harbors:
- a CDS encoding TonB-dependent receptor produces the protein MDLKVKSIFLLIGVFLTILWAGTTGKISGRVTDATTGEGLPFAVVKLAGTQLGAYTDDQGYYVILNVPPGTYNIEVTYAGYQPGLVKGVIVEADRTIEVNIGLKPTTVEVEPIVVEAKEKLIRPDLPESRKIMKGEEVTQIPVMNIQSVVEISVGVVERGGLHIRGSRPDEVVYVVNGVEVRDPFTAFTAPGIPLLAMEEAGVSTGGFDVDQGAAAGGTINLVTKGGGEKYDFAYRFSTTNLSFLGDQINGLLNAERGDYIRDFLLGYNRDMKATTGKRHRRDEILNEFSLSGPVPFFNRKTANFLISGDYQTNKGRFPVYSDENKRMKNWGLSFRVDTRPTQYLLLYLTGFYRYERFGLYDPQFRFMPDLTYEFLRKLTSFSGGINWLVAQKYMNEINVGYFVRDQKRNIFEDIDGDGVDDFDDRDLDGFAEIDIDYFKKVYYDSIQGKWIIDNNYWYGIDSVAKMTKVDRKYFNVNEKEGYVELPFYWWEDFVYGFYPGQSAAHPEWWPTDPRAPLNRYGWGQSFVQDFDVIVVKLPDGKIDTFVDMQGRLYPYPIKPDWRFFEYERIDSLPSGSQILDTILSVGNLYLPYPHNFDRDQWGYMRNSHLTFSWKMTAQLTKKTKTAPGHELLVGAEYKKINLMVYDVDFASGGNIYLQMVNPPLSKRPFDTTYTFVDFLNSHKVNPYQVAFYLRDKIEMEGMWARVGVRFDLIDNDGYYSPILESRPQDAFITDPVYGVKYFSEAENTKPYWIVSPRVGVSHPITERDVLHFTYGHYYQIPPYNQTNFNYIVTGAFPIIGNPRLKPEKTVSYELGVKHGFTTDFIIDITAFYKDIQNWARTKFYKVDPLTNVTTFYNEDYGSSRGIGVEIVKRPGGLFIPYLSLNINYTFQVAKGSFSSPYLGYYWQWLGYPLPPKESPLDWDQTHSVNAIFSWIVPQNKRFLGISDWGVTLQFTYGSGFPWTPPIRSERDAIELINARRLPSTKNADLRLFKNFPLWKGNLQVFMDIYNVFNTKNLGGIADENWYDQFKDPEGEVKDLSVWEPRRQTRIGFYFEIGGF
- a CDS encoding energy transducer TonB, yielding MFDPREKYDLIFQIALSITFIFFILLFLGLKVSVNPYVSKGAREIIVENIQQETMELELPQPPPKPKIAVEIEEAEPEEENVQETIGETTGEIEDITLPTPEPGQVFNEYEVEEKPVLIKKVEPEYPEVARQLGIQGKGRALVIVGPDGRVVKIESIVVDNEIFREPIEKAALQCIFKPAKQAGIPVSVRVVIPFIFKLTK